One part of the Candidatus Polarisedimenticolia bacterium genome encodes these proteins:
- a CDS encoding group II truncated hemoglobin, translated as MTGKFPPSPYDWAGGMPALERLMTRFYEHVAADPLLRDVFARVGPGHAHLVAQFIAEVLGGPRHYSEAQGGHPHMIQQHLNRQLTQVQRRRWMDLLLATADEVGLPDDPEFRSALVGYLEWGSRLAVLNSQPGAQADPHAPMPRWGWGVPGGPYEAKKEE; from the coding sequence ATGACCGGCAAGTTTCCCCCTTCTCCCTACGACTGGGCGGGCGGCATGCCGGCGTTGGAGCGCCTGATGACCCGCTTCTACGAGCACGTTGCCGCGGATCCCCTCTTGCGGGACGTTTTCGCGCGAGTGGGTCCGGGGCACGCCCATCTTGTCGCGCAGTTCATCGCGGAAGTCCTGGGCGGCCCGCGGCACTACAGCGAGGCTCAGGGTGGCCATCCCCATATGATCCAGCAACATTTGAACCGGCAGCTCACTCAAGTACAGCGCCGTCGCTGGATGGATCTGCTCCTGGCGACTGCCGATGAGGTAGGACTTCCGGACGATCCTGAATTCCGGTCGGCGCTGGTGGGGTACCTGGAATGGGGCTCGCGGCTCGCCGTCCTCAACTCGCAGCCGGGCGCGCAGGCGGATCCACATGCCCCCATGCCTCGCTGGGGTTGGGGTGTGCCCGGCGGCCCCTATGAGGCGAAGAAGGAAGAGTGA
- a CDS encoding sigma 54-interacting transcriptional regulator — protein sequence MNPQSVASVLTEIAETASETLELQEVFNRVAASVRRLIPFDNIVVIRVDGENAVAHATTVQCQKDDSGCLGPTPLIAWSPRLRPRAGSIPRIDDTETELDPSFALDAKLLSRGVRSLLWEPFRSGETFLGGVVLSAFSPRAFTDEHQESLRPIAALLGSAVEHWRIWDAERRRRERLDRLEALLGDFAESLDVGEVFGRMSETLKPVLPHDLMALTEVDPRAREFRLVAIAGESDLPRPPSRVKLMEEETERHALDFEIHQDLQAELRPDTERNRVLLGTGMRSWIRVPVRMSGEVRGVVAILHREPGRYGVEDAEVARRIADRIALVRSHSELAEKIRLATEAREHAARLEATVQSLTRELEAHGRGRVIGVSRSWKEVLLQVGRVAASETTVLITGESGTGKEVVSRLIHQGSPRSEKPFVAINCAALPEQLLESELFGHERGAFTGAVTSKIGRLEQAAGGTLFLDEIAEMSPVVQAKFLRLLQEREFQRVGGTRVLRADVRVIAATNRDLSAAIAGGQFREDLYYRLNVFEIQVPPLRARGEDILPLAEAFVEDLGKTMGRPAAGISRDAREWLLAYPWPGNVRELRNAIERAILLCDGGLISHEHLPAAIGRPEAVRFSNGNGLQAASAGDAFPAGVRLAVVERDLVEKALQNARGNKSQAARLLGLTRSQLYSRMQKYGVS from the coding sequence ATGAATCCCCAATCGGTCGCCAGCGTCCTGACGGAGATTGCCGAGACCGCCTCGGAGACCCTGGAGCTCCAGGAGGTCTTCAACCGGGTCGCGGCGTCCGTGCGCCGGCTCATTCCCTTTGACAACATCGTGGTGATCCGCGTGGACGGGGAAAATGCCGTGGCGCATGCGACCACCGTCCAATGCCAGAAGGACGACAGCGGATGCCTGGGACCCACGCCTTTGATTGCCTGGTCGCCACGCCTGCGTCCGCGCGCGGGCTCGATTCCTCGGATCGACGACACCGAGACGGAGCTGGACCCGTCGTTCGCGCTTGATGCGAAGCTCCTGAGTCGCGGCGTCCGTTCGTTGCTCTGGGAGCCGTTCCGCTCGGGAGAGACCTTCCTCGGCGGCGTCGTGCTCAGCGCCTTCAGCCCGCGCGCCTTCACCGACGAGCACCAGGAGAGTCTCCGGCCGATCGCGGCGCTCTTGGGCTCGGCCGTGGAGCATTGGAGGATCTGGGACGCGGAGCGGCGGCGCCGAGAGCGGCTGGACCGCCTCGAAGCGCTTCTGGGAGATTTCGCGGAATCGCTGGACGTGGGGGAGGTGTTCGGCCGGATGTCGGAAACGCTCAAGCCGGTGCTGCCGCACGACCTGATGGCCCTGACGGAGGTGGATCCTCGCGCCCGCGAGTTCCGGCTCGTCGCGATCGCCGGCGAGTCCGACCTGCCGCGGCCGCCGAGCCGTGTCAAACTCATGGAGGAGGAGACGGAGCGCCACGCGCTGGATTTCGAGATTCACCAGGACCTGCAGGCCGAGCTGCGGCCCGACACGGAGCGCAACCGCGTCCTTCTCGGCACCGGCATGCGCTCCTGGATTCGGGTCCCCGTCCGGATGTCGGGGGAGGTCCGGGGGGTCGTCGCCATCTTGCATCGCGAGCCCGGGCGCTACGGAGTGGAAGACGCGGAAGTCGCCCGCCGCATCGCCGACCGGATCGCCCTGGTGCGCTCTCATAGCGAGCTGGCTGAGAAGATTCGCCTCGCAACCGAAGCGCGGGAGCACGCGGCGAGACTCGAAGCGACGGTCCAGAGCCTCACCCGCGAGCTGGAGGCCCACGGCCGGGGCCGCGTGATCGGCGTCTCCCGTTCCTGGAAGGAGGTCCTTCTGCAGGTCGGGCGTGTGGCGGCGTCGGAGACCACCGTCCTGATCACCGGCGAGTCCGGCACGGGCAAGGAAGTCGTTTCCCGCCTGATCCACCAAGGCTCGCCCCGCTCCGAGAAGCCGTTCGTTGCCATCAACTGCGCCGCGCTCCCCGAGCAGCTTCTGGAATCGGAGCTGTTCGGCCACGAGAGGGGGGCGTTCACGGGAGCGGTCACTTCCAAGATCGGACGCCTGGAGCAGGCCGCGGGAGGCACGCTGTTCCTCGACGAGATCGCGGAAATGAGCCCCGTCGTGCAGGCGAAGTTTCTGCGGCTGCTTCAGGAGCGGGAGTTCCAGCGAGTGGGCGGCACGCGGGTGCTGAGGGCCGACGTCCGGGTGATCGCGGCAACCAACCGGGACCTGTCGGCGGCGATCGCCGGCGGGCAATTCCGCGAGGACCTGTACTACCGGCTGAACGTGTTCGAGATCCAGGTTCCGCCGCTGCGGGCGCGCGGGGAAGACATCCTGCCGCTGGCCGAGGCGTTCGTGGAGGACCTGGGAAAGACGATGGGTCGCCCGGCGGCGGGGATCTCGCGCGACGCGCGGGAATGGCTTCTCGCCTATCCGTGGCCGGGGAACGTGCGCGAGCTGCGCAACGCCATCGAGCGGGCGATCCTGCTTTGCGACGGCGGCCTCATCAGCCACGAGCACCTTCCCGCGGCCATCGGCCGGCCCGAGGCCGTGCGCTTCAGCAATGGCAACGGCTTGCAGGCGGCGAGCGCCGGCGACGCGTTTCCGGCCGGCGTCCGGCTCGCGGTCGTGGAGCGTGACTTGGTGGAGAAAGCGCTGCAGAATGCCCGGGGGAACAAGTCCCAGGCGGCCCGCCTCCTCGGCCTGACCCGCTCGCAGCTCTATTCCCGCATGCAGAAATACGGCGTCAGCTGA
- a CDS encoding Os1348 family NHLP clan protein — translation MSQRGVERVIGRLVTDEEFRRQFAEDPRKVLLEVIGCGCGLELTNLEIQALASLDLRSLARLAESIDPRIQKICVEGLKP, via the coding sequence ATGAGTCAGCGAGGCGTGGAACGGGTAATAGGAAGGTTAGTGACGGATGAAGAGTTCCGCCGGCAGTTCGCGGAGGATCCACGAAAGGTGCTCTTGGAGGTAATCGGGTGCGGGTGCGGCCTGGAGCTAACGAATCTGGAGATACAGGCGCTCGCGTCCCTCGATCTCCGCAGCCTTGCGCGGCTCGCCGAATCGATCGATCCGCGCATCCAGAAGATCTGCGTGGAGGGACTCAAGCCGTGA
- a CDS encoding energy transducer TonB, giving the protein MRSNSLSIGRMGALFLALLTLSPAAPGAPAGSGESESLYHLRFLRARLNGGADGSALFSTPETVVPLSARELWGHADQTEALRQALGVKQIESLPGVVVHDGVAAGGGPHRFRTALGEAPVEVSFQAQALDAGWSRVSLRAETARGVELLDAVLRMSSGGTVAVVVPLSVPAGDALIIGVTPLPRGSGPDLGKIPYAGWENVTSPQLVSKTDIPYPERAKQEHIEGKIVLQAVIRKDGVPDGIVVLRMPERGEWLAGSAVEAISNWRYQPATREGVPVDVRFTIVVDFEITKDR; this is encoded by the coding sequence ATGCGAAGCAATTCCCTGTCGATCGGCCGGATGGGCGCCCTGTTCCTGGCTCTTCTGACGCTTTCCCCCGCCGCTCCCGGAGCGCCGGCGGGAAGCGGAGAAAGCGAGTCCCTCTATCATCTCCGATTCCTGCGCGCGCGTCTGAACGGCGGCGCGGACGGATCGGCCCTGTTCAGCACTCCGGAAACGGTCGTGCCGCTGTCGGCGCGCGAGCTGTGGGGCCACGCCGACCAGACCGAGGCGCTGCGCCAAGCGCTCGGCGTGAAGCAGATCGAATCGCTGCCCGGCGTCGTCGTCCACGACGGAGTTGCCGCCGGTGGAGGACCGCATCGTTTTCGCACGGCGCTCGGCGAAGCGCCGGTGGAGGTTTCGTTCCAGGCGCAGGCGCTGGACGCGGGCTGGAGCCGCGTCTCCCTGCGCGCCGAGACCGCCCGCGGCGTGGAGCTGCTCGACGCCGTGCTGCGCATGTCGTCCGGGGGCACGGTGGCCGTCGTCGTTCCGCTGTCGGTCCCGGCGGGGGATGCTCTCATCATCGGGGTGACTCCGCTGCCTCGGGGAAGCGGTCCCGATCTTGGCAAAATCCCCTACGCGGGCTGGGAGAACGTGACCAGCCCGCAGCTTGTATCGAAGACCGACATCCCGTACCCCGAACGGGCCAAACAGGAGCACATCGAGGGGAAGATCGTCCTGCAGGCGGTGATCCGCAAGGATGGAGTGCCCGACGGAATCGTCGTCCTGCGGATGCCGGAGAGGGGAGAGTGGCTGGCCGGCAGCGCCGTGGAGGCGATCAGCAACTGGCGCTACCAGCCGGCAACGCGTGAAGGCGTGCCCGTCGACGTCCGTTTCACGATCGTCGTGGATTTCGAGATCACGAAGGACCGCTGA
- a CDS encoding DUF3592 domain-containing protein, translating into MHILFLWVGIPFIAVGALIVLGEMKARRGAIAVRGRVVGFSSQPGDSGNSYHVVAEYEGLDGRGRLIESAIGCSVPISRVGDALQVLVRPEEPDNALVKSSATYVLGITLASMGAVCCWIFFATFRADLFSILTSVGVTAFGAYKVRGLATKAPVSLRAWMALKDKAIRGRVVAAESRGQIAWADAATLQAAIRRQQRTNRFAWPVLVLGGAGLLVLGLHLHRSTSAFLARAVPATGRVVELAENDSSDGVTYAPVVEFETRGERHRFKDTVSSNPPSYRTGDVVQVFYDPAEARKARVDRGSGIGPSLSWWERWGRFSSLAPSGFVPVETPEPRRLESC; encoded by the coding sequence GTGCACATTCTTTTCCTGTGGGTTGGAATCCCGTTCATCGCGGTTGGAGCGCTGATCGTCCTCGGCGAAATGAAAGCGCGGCGTGGCGCCATCGCGGTGCGGGGCCGAGTCGTCGGTTTCTCCAGCCAGCCAGGCGACTCGGGCAACTCCTACCACGTCGTGGCCGAATACGAAGGCCTCGACGGCCGAGGGCGGCTCATCGAAAGCGCCATCGGCTGCTCTGTGCCGATCAGCCGGGTCGGAGACGCGCTTCAGGTGTTGGTGCGGCCGGAGGAGCCCGACAACGCGCTCGTCAAGTCGTCCGCGACGTATGTCCTTGGAATCACGCTGGCGTCGATGGGAGCGGTGTGCTGCTGGATCTTCTTCGCGACGTTCCGTGCCGACCTCTTCAGCATTCTCACGTCCGTCGGGGTGACGGCCTTCGGCGCGTACAAGGTGCGCGGTCTCGCCACCAAGGCGCCGGTTTCGCTGCGCGCCTGGATGGCGCTCAAAGACAAGGCGATCCGCGGGCGGGTGGTGGCTGCGGAGTCGAGGGGTCAGATCGCTTGGGCGGATGCCGCCACCCTGCAGGCCGCCATCCGGCGGCAGCAGAGAACCAATCGATTCGCCTGGCCCGTGCTGGTCCTGGGTGGCGCAGGTCTGCTCGTCCTCGGCCTGCATCTCCACCGGAGCACGTCCGCGTTCCTCGCCCGGGCCGTTCCCGCGACCGGTCGCGTCGTCGAGCTCGCGGAGAACGATTCAAGCGATGGCGTCACCTACGCTCCGGTCGTCGAGTTCGAGACTCGAGGCGAGCGTCACCGGTTCAAGGACACGGTCAGCTCGAACCCTCCAAGCTACCGCACGGGCGACGTGGTGCAAGTCTTCTACGATCCCGCCGAGGCGCGGAAGGCGCGCGTCGACCGGGGGTCTGGAATCGGGCCATCCCTCTCCTGGTGGGAGCGCTGGGGGCGCTTCTCGTCCTTGGCGCCCTCTGGGTTCGTCCCCGTAGAAACGCCTGAGCCTCGGCGACTTGAATCTTGTTAG
- a CDS encoding DoxX family protein, translating to MERPKQITLFLLRVVAGLLFLQAGSTKIFDWFGGVPAQFGGHPPFLSQTWIGGVLEFYGGAAILLGLFTKPVAFILSGEMAVAYFQFHQPNGFWPIQNHGEPAVLFCFIFLLFAAHGGGPWSADALIRRKRKQRPAA from the coding sequence ATGGAACGGCCCAAACAAATCACGCTTTTCTTGCTGCGCGTCGTGGCCGGCCTGCTGTTTCTGCAGGCCGGGAGCACGAAGATCTTCGATTGGTTCGGCGGCGTGCCCGCCCAGTTCGGGGGCCATCCCCCCTTCTTGTCGCAGACATGGATTGGAGGCGTGCTGGAGTTTTACGGCGGCGCGGCGATCCTGCTGGGACTTTTCACCAAGCCCGTGGCCTTCATCCTTTCGGGTGAAATGGCGGTCGCCTATTTCCAGTTCCACCAGCCGAACGGTTTCTGGCCTATCCAGAATCACGGCGAGCCGGCGGTGCTGTTCTGCTTCATCTTCCTGCTCTTCGCGGCGCACGGCGGCGGCCCCTGGAGCGCGGATGCATTGATCCGGAGGAAGCGGAAGCAACGGCCGGCCGCATGA
- a CDS encoding TolC family protein, which produces MRIAWWIAPALALPLAIAAHAAEQERPLKLDEAIVLALEKNEAIIIERESLASAQASVAGARGAYDPVLDLRSDWERATLPVNSAFSGAPAGKAAPTSEAAGAEASVRQLLPTGGAVSLSAAASRATTDGAFALLSPAYATQVGIEARQPLLRDRATDPARSAIRIAASDRKRAAASLRSEINETLARVESAYWTLVAARRDVVVREEAVRLAAEQLEETRIRAEKGAAPETEIAQPRAELERRRGEVFASREAAARAESALKVLILVDADAAWSEPFAPTDEPEVEVIPVKLDEVIERALASRPELDASRALLERRKTESALARDAIRPALDFVASYDRFGLSGSANPAGSGLPGLPILVPDGMEGKWGRSFGMLEEDRFDDARLGLEFRVPVGNRAAKAGAAEAGSAQRQAEADLSRARKTVRAEVLDAAAALETAGGRIEASRSAREAAEVQLRSEIDRYAAGLSTNFLVLTRQNDLSRARLDEIAALTDYRKAQAEMGRATGSLVADRHIEIDGTTAGENR; this is translated from the coding sequence GTGAGAATCGCCTGGTGGATAGCCCCGGCGCTCGCCCTGCCGCTTGCCATTGCGGCCCACGCGGCGGAACAGGAGCGTCCTCTAAAGCTCGACGAAGCGATCGTGCTGGCTTTGGAAAAGAACGAAGCCATCATCATCGAGAGGGAATCGCTCGCTTCCGCGCAGGCGTCCGTCGCGGGAGCGCGGGGAGCTTACGACCCGGTGCTGGACCTGCGCTCCGACTGGGAACGCGCCACGCTCCCGGTGAATTCGGCCTTTTCGGGGGCGCCGGCGGGGAAGGCAGCGCCTACCAGCGAGGCAGCGGGGGCCGAAGCTTCGGTCAGACAGCTTCTTCCCACCGGCGGAGCGGTGAGCCTCTCCGCGGCGGCGTCGCGCGCGACCACCGACGGCGCCTTCGCGCTCCTATCGCCGGCCTACGCCACGCAGGTGGGAATCGAAGCGCGGCAGCCTCTCCTGCGGGACCGGGCGACGGACCCGGCGCGCTCGGCGATCCGGATCGCCGCCTCCGACCGGAAGCGGGCGGCGGCTTCCTTGCGAAGCGAGATCAACGAGACCCTGGCCAGGGTGGAGTCGGCCTATTGGACTCTGGTCGCGGCCCGGCGCGACGTCGTCGTGCGTGAAGAGGCGGTCCGCCTGGCGGCCGAGCAGCTCGAAGAGACGCGCATCCGGGCCGAGAAGGGGGCGGCCCCGGAGACCGAGATCGCGCAGCCCAGGGCCGAGCTGGAGCGCCGGCGCGGCGAGGTCTTCGCGTCGCGCGAGGCGGCCGCGCGGGCGGAGAGCGCCTTGAAGGTCTTGATCCTGGTGGACGCCGACGCGGCATGGTCGGAGCCCTTCGCGCCCACGGACGAGCCCGAGGTCGAAGTGATCCCCGTGAAGCTCGATGAGGTGATCGAGCGGGCGCTGGCGTCCAGGCCGGAGCTGGATGCCTCGCGGGCGCTGCTGGAGCGGCGGAAGACCGAGTCCGCTCTGGCGCGGGACGCCATCCGCCCCGCCCTCGATTTCGTGGCTTCCTACGATCGATTCGGCCTCAGCGGCTCCGCCAACCCCGCCGGGTCGGGCCTTCCGGGACTGCCGATCCTCGTCCCCGACGGCATGGAAGGGAAGTGGGGGAGATCGTTCGGCATGCTCGAGGAGGATCGCTTCGACGATGCCCGGTTGGGCCTGGAGTTCCGCGTTCCGGTCGGGAACCGCGCCGCGAAGGCGGGAGCGGCGGAGGCCGGGAGCGCCCAGCGGCAGGCCGAGGCGGACCTGTCCCGCGCGCGAAAGACGGTACGGGCCGAGGTCCTCGACGCCGCGGCGGCGCTGGAGACGGCGGGAGGGAGGATCGAGGCGTCCCGGAGCGCGCGCGAGGCGGCGGAGGTGCAGCTTCGCTCCGAGATCGACCGGTACGCCGCGGGCCTCTCGACCAACTTCCTCGTCCTCACGCGCCAGAACGATCTCTCGCGGGCGCGACTCGACGAGATCGCGGCGCTCACCGACTATCGGAAGGCCCAGGCGGAGATGGGGAGGGCGACGGGATCGCTGGTGGCGGATCGACACATTGAAATCGATGGGACGACGGCCGGAGAGAACCGATGA
- a CDS encoding efflux RND transporter periplasmic adaptor subunit produces MAKRMIIVSMVLLTFIGSIGFVKFRQVQAAIAQASSFQPPPEAVTTTVARQDSWRRQLSAIGTVAAVQGVTVSADLPGIVEKILFESGGRVREGDVLVLLDTKQEQAQLASAEARRELARLSLERIRGLREKGVSSQSEFDTATAESAQAEASVREIRATINRKTIRAPFSGVLGIRTVNVGEYLKSGQPVVPLQALDPIYVNFNVPQQDLRRLSAGSEVRVSADGERDTEIAGRITAIDSVVDESTRNVKIQAVFSNPQLKLRPGMFVNSEVTLGEGDTVIPIPASAIRYAPFGDSVFIVEAVKDPQGRSYRGVRQQFVKLGSARGDQVAILSGIQAGEEIVTSGAFKLRNGSSVQVNNAVQPGNDPAPKPEDN; encoded by the coding sequence ATGGCTAAGCGAATGATTATCGTCTCGATGGTATTGCTGACGTTCATCGGGAGCATCGGATTCGTGAAGTTCCGGCAGGTCCAGGCCGCGATCGCGCAGGCGTCCTCCTTCCAGCCGCCGCCCGAGGCGGTCACCACGACGGTCGCCCGGCAGGACTCGTGGAGGCGTCAGCTCAGCGCCATCGGTACGGTGGCCGCGGTCCAGGGGGTGACGGTGAGCGCGGATCTCCCCGGGATCGTCGAGAAGATCCTCTTCGAGTCGGGCGGACGCGTCCGGGAGGGGGACGTGCTGGTGCTTCTGGACACGAAACAGGAGCAGGCGCAGCTGGCCTCGGCGGAAGCGCGGCGGGAGCTGGCGCGACTGAGCCTGGAGCGGATCCGCGGGCTGCGGGAAAAGGGCGTCAGCTCCCAGTCGGAGTTCGACACGGCCACCGCGGAGAGCGCGCAGGCGGAAGCGAGCGTCCGGGAGATCCGGGCGACGATCAACCGCAAGACGATCCGGGCCCCCTTCTCGGGCGTCCTGGGAATCCGCACGGTCAACGTCGGGGAGTACTTGAAGAGCGGACAACCGGTGGTGCCGCTCCAGGCGCTGGATCCCATCTACGTGAACTTCAACGTCCCGCAGCAGGACCTCCGCCGGCTGTCGGCCGGCTCGGAGGTGCGCGTCTCCGCGGACGGCGAGCGGGACACGGAGATCGCCGGGCGGATCACCGCCATCGATTCGGTCGTGGACGAGTCGACCCGGAACGTCAAAATCCAGGCCGTCTTCTCGAATCCGCAACTGAAGCTCCGGCCCGGGATGTTCGTCAACAGCGAGGTGACGCTGGGAGAAGGGGACACGGTAATCCCGATCCCGGCGTCGGCTATCCGGTACGCGCCGTTCGGCGATTCGGTCTTCATCGTCGAAGCCGTCAAGGATCCGCAAGGCCGCTCGTACCGCGGCGTGCGCCAGCAGTTCGTGAAGCTCGGAAGCGCCCGGGGCGACCAGGTGGCGATCCTCAGCGGCATCCAGGCGGGCGAGGAGATCGTCACTTCGGGCGCCTTCAAGCTGCGCAACGGCTCCTCCGTCCAGGTGAACAACGCGGTCCAGCCCGGCAACGATCCCGCCCCGAAGCCGGAGGACAACTGA